One window of the Hemitrygon akajei chromosome 5, sHemAka1.3, whole genome shotgun sequence genome contains the following:
- the LOC140728119 gene encoding LOW QUALITY PROTEIN: chondroitin sulfate synthase 2-like (The sequence of the model RefSeq protein was modified relative to this genomic sequence to represent the inferred CDS: deleted 1 base in 1 codon), whose product MRRSALLTTLRPLGPVVVGISLGFTLSLLSISWVEEPCPPARDSPGLRVRKANSVPAGPEGDSAQDFEPRIVPYKAASPKKPAKKTVRSRYISTELGIRERLFVGVLTSKSTLNTLAVAVNRTMGSHMDKVLYFTGTRGRKVPHGMYIVTHGDERPTWNMYQTVKYVFQHYAADYDWFFFVQDDTYTEPDRVKALVEHLSIDADLYMGRPEEFIGGDTEGRYCLGGFGYLLSRSLLVRLQPHLESCRNEIVSGRADEWLGRCVIDYVAVNCVSEYQGTRYRYFELGKATDPDKEEDAGFRSALTVHPVLEPVQMYRLHKRFTQLELEQTYREIQTLQEELRNVTGLAEEGEWASWPLGISPPFRPRSRFEVLRWDYFTEEQVFWCADGAPRCQLRGVDRLDISDVLETAVRELNRRYQPALRLRKQRLLNGYRRFDPTRGMEYTLDLGLEAATERGHSRSITTRVHLLRPLSAVEIIPMPYVTEASRLHVILPLGARERARATRFLEEFALTALESEENAVLTLLFIYEPLEAQRVGHDDIFGGLKAQIAQYEKKYPGSKIPWISVKTDAPSQIKLMDVISKKYPADTLFLLVAPSSQLGLDFLNRCRMNSIGQRQVFFPIPFQEYDPRVAYPNQPPPLTVDLLKDAGHFDRDFFEAACFYNADYMATRSKVAAAAVLDGDELLESLDLYQMFVQFSGLHVFRAVEPALRQAPGQRACDARASEDVYHRCLQSNLLGLGSRAQLAMLLFDQEQGNST is encoded by the exons ATGCGCCGCTCGGCGCTGCTGACCACGCTGCGGCCGCTGGGCCCTGTGGTGGTCGGCATCTCGCTCGGCTTCACCCTGAGCCTGCTCAGCATCAGCTGGGTGGAGGAGCCGTGCCCACCCGCCCGCGACAGCCCCGGGCTCCGGGTCCGCAAGGCCAACTCGGTCCCCGCGGGTCCTGAGGGCGACAGCGCGCAGGACTTCGAGCCCAGGATCGTCCCGTACAAGGCGGCGAGCCCCAAGAAACCGGCCAAGAAAACGGTCAG GTCCCGCTACATTAGCACAGAGCTGGGCATCCGGGAGCGTCTGTTTGTGGGTGTCCTCACGTCAAAGAGCACGCTAAACACCCTGGCGGTGGCTGTGAACCGGACAATGGGCAGCCACATGGACAAAGTGTTGTACTTCACCGGCACGAGAGGGAGGAAGGTTCCGCACGGGATGTACATCGTGACGCACGGGGACGAGAGGCCCACCTGGAAcatgtaccagacagtgaagtaCGTTTTCCAGCACTACGCTGCCGACTACGACTGGTTCTTTTTCGTGCAGGACGACACGTACACGGAGCCGGACCGCGTGAAAGCCCTGGTCGAGCACCTGAGCATCGACGCAGACTTGTACATGGGCCGCCCCGAGGAGTTCATCGGCGGCGACACGGAGGGCCGGTACTGCCTGGGGGGCTTCGGCTACCTGTTatcccgtagcctgttggtcaGGCTGCAGCCTCACCTGGAGAGCTGTCGCAACGAGATCGTGAGCGGCCGGGCCGACGAGTGGCTGGGGCGCTGTGTCATCGACTACGTAGCGGTCAACTGTGTCAGCGAGTACCAG GGCACCCGGTATCGTTACTTTGAGCTGGGGAAGGCGACGGACCCCGATAAGGAGGAGGACGCGGGGTTCCGCAGCGCTCTGACCGTCCACCCGGTGCTGGAGCCCGTCCAGATGTACAGGCTGCACAAGCGATTCACACAGCTGGAGCTGGAGCAGACCTACCGGGAGATCCAGACACTTCAG GAGGAGCTGCGGAACGTGACGGGCCTGGCCGAGGAGGGGGAGTGGGCCAGCTGGCCGCTGGGCATCAGCCCCCCGTTCCGGCCGCGCAGCCGGTTTGAGGTGCTGCGCTGGGACTACTTCACGGAGGAGCAGGTGTTCTGGTGCGCGGACGGGGCC CCCCGCTGCCAGCTGCGGGGCGTCGACCGGCTGGACATCAGCGACGTGCTGGAGACGGCCGTGCGGGAGCTGAACCGCCGCTACCAGCCCGCGCTGCGGCTCCGCAAGCAGAGGCTCCTCAACGGCTACCGGCGCTTCGACCCCACCCGGGGCATGGAGTACACGCTGGACCTGGGCCTGGAGGCGGCCACGGAGCGCGGCCACAGCCGCTCCATCACCACCAGGGTGCACCTGCTCCGGCCGCTCAGCGCCGTGGAGATCATCCCCATGCCGTACGTGACCGAGGCTAGCCGGCTGCACGTCATCCTCCCGCTGGGCGCCCGCGAGCGCGCCCGGGCCACCCGCTTCCTGGAGGAGTTCGCCCTGACGGCGCTGGAGAGCGAGGAGAACGCCGTCCTCACCCTCCTCTTCATCTACGAGCCCCTGGAGGCGCAGCGCGTCGGCCACGATGACATCTTTGGCGGCCTGAAGGCCCAGATCGCCCAGTACGAGAAGAAGTACCCCGGCAGCAAGATCCCGTGGATCAGCGTGAAGACGGACGCCCCCTCCCAGATCAAGCTGATGGACGTGATCTCCAAGAAGTACCCGGCAGACACGCTCTTCCTCCTGGTGGCCCCCAGCAGCCAGCTCGGCCTGGACTTCCTCAACCGCTGCCGCATGAACAGCATCGGCCAGCGCCAAgtcttcttccccatccccttccaggAGTACGACCCTCGAGTCGCCTACCCCAATCAGCCGCCACCCCTCACCGTCGACCTGCTGAAGGACGCCGGCCACTTCGACCGCGACTTCTTCGAGGCCGCCTGCTTCTACAACGCGGACTACATGGCCACGCGGAGCAAGGTGGCGGCGGCGGCCGTGCTGGATGGCGACGAGCTGCTGGAATCGCTGGATCTCTACCAGATGTTCGTCCAGTTCTCGGGCCTGCACGTCTTCCGGGCGGTGGAGCCTGCGCTCAGGCAGGCTCCCGGGCAGCGAGCCTGCGACGCGCGGGCCAGCGAGGACGTCTACCACCGCTGCCTGCAGAGTAACCTCTTGGGGCTGGGTTCCCGGGCACAGCTGGCCATGCTGCTCTTCGATCAGGAACAGGGCAACAGCACCTGA